In Plasmodium gaboni strain SY75 chromosome 11, whole genome shotgun sequence, the following proteins share a genomic window:
- a CDS encoding hypothetical protein (conserved Plasmodium protein, unknown function), translating into MNYLKRVTNENTTSNNYNNYNNNNNTNNAPYNNAPKNSDFTNFYENKNLTSVSNNIYRSRHTDIGNTYNFYNNNNNNNNEEQTNIFNNNLSSSNDKYYLTDRHNYARDKKNHSRNRKNNRRYKKNNNARVNQENNNNNNNYYYNYNNYNNYNNYNCVVNSMGKNNFDMQQNNVNTMDCFFKKENTCNMNNGMTKNGESSLYKNKEINMLQDESYNKRFFKNDKKNFINPDNNNNNNFRNPYVEENNMITPKYDLSSDQRKNNRNKNTTYVNKNNVFEDNEMKNSLQKKKYNETIQIESFEGRKKNYKNDRDDIKNMTVPGPAFNYIEREHTNDNNNNNNNNYNNNNYNNNNNYNNNNNYNNNNYLFNHNAYKCSDIYNIEDEKNHIINNDHHYFLNNYEEKDKKKKYDNINPPLPYNNICTADEINEMDINTKHHTHEYTQFTNKSNNVIDNNVLEPKEYYRGEFFNTSNNKETENNNNNNNNNNEKEHTSIFEENNKIIIDMINNKNNFINTNERPNELNYDHNYNDIDVDEDININVDKNNNIFFDQHSNLFVNHFNNLNVNNTHNEDYYKNIKMYNNHMENNKKRKDNYDDIQENEYNDLSLNNNDMDYICNDGMRKENDSQIIYDIKNYDIFSVLSNPDMSNNDSSSSSSGRCNSSSCSSSSSSSNNNNNYYYYKDRYNAHVYHNSDINSYINYTAENKNPLLIYHKEWNNFIEDEKKNMINIQSIKKHEKDKYDIKSHDMIILKDLINKKFRNRDIKKKNKKYFKNFLKKYLYDNVNSKTHPLNYIIINNMNYLQNKDTNNDVHHITQKETIEEIYDLINNDDDHYKGLFQKKNNRDNLDMNKKQSNNISNTHNDENHSNEHLNEEYINNTNNLEVSKKKKNDLLHKEYTIYIDNISYYEENNKIDNTNNKKDSNEIEKKKNHNNIQINQILLNEKKTSSIIYNKYMININKKYIFNNIKCYAINNCSNEYDNKDNKQLDFNYYKWNLYHINYPDHLDFKKAYFFIFKNDIYIYGARNKKFIVPDELYKLNNNNIEIIYTKGIIPQIYYKIYFLVDNENFDKKNNYSNDIFYNYNEHINKLSDHYCSISHCDHPMFSFYYPDFILTNDKLIFSNPSFYHKDNELFTKTIFIPSVYPEEKNWIHIEKNERNGSEYHRFNNTQRYTTSNGDNNNNNNTHLNDILYNKRNFKYTFNQDIEEEKKKKNTQYFYILGCKEFKVIDFFTIYKLDMTTFQWHKINITYNKLLNVKREDFSIILNNNYIYLYGGVVQTNKKKWKVTDELWICNLKKRTWELISFKDKEVTTKQKKNYQYIYDIYPNKLKQNNILNIENKNSIIKEKKDIDILKNNNKTNDDIYITHHIEKHPGARACHLSFFYKDKLFIHGGTNLKDEKDDLFFYDIKKRIWYELICDEYNHMKPSKRHSHTGIFVNNKLYIYGGFQKYENYHILTNDLFLYDIQKNIWTQIFTMDDLYYLKTELINKQKHVLLYLQLLVLKNMYRNYLVQLLNANNSKKNYIKLDEYNNTSNKDTLISSQSVVKYRKESDVNETNKMNHINETNKNDIYKSDIIHINNFENLSADSNIFNDKKNYSQNCYNNNNTFNNKTNDNNFVLHEFINLDEISKNVNETYNFNLDNNKIKKQHKQQKLQQKLQQKLPQKLQQKQQKQKEQEIYFHHNFFYLKNLNNSKNIIIPYNNFRNKCFYFKNSLYFYGGSGYNPNIKQSIEKQQDYIFYDNVSHINTDVTYIDFILSYLIFNDTFFFKYIQNVQLEMLPFIQSLEKNLHNHMNEQEKTLKEETIINQICVNIQKIQEKLNNIYMNNIQSDTKKNNMNDHHDLNNVIKQLYNCNNSDNHNKDHLENEHMNMSEKDILEKVFFYTQSKKSYELLRFLFDLYKNIYIKHLNGQDKEMVSTELLKNMGIEENIIPSNDRTDNNYSEKNIKDESKGNFTNNFNNKISYTILSNMKEKEKKERKFSCEILSNGNNMNQNNYEGIQKMSNIEMEDKPLKYFSSDIYKNEETRKILVELVKSYNEEKDEYMRNDKNIPYYNFMNNYINPIQNDNIDFNEKREEKINKDILDTNIAIIVNKLKNDYINFKDDIMDSDYINDDDDINDYDDINNNDDINNNDHINNNDDINNNDHINNNDHINNNDHMNDSHNIYDIYNSDSFKKTSGTYVDEEMLDSERNVTNHLDLENYKYNGIYSVDDNEECCTNKNNLTSSYDSTNIENQRIPMGRKLQIKNIFLKKRKDDDVNNIYDNKNYDDDNEDNNNGDNMDNVNKNNDINNDIYHDKHKDNLFDNSPINSQSTIEHLQIHNHLEKYDKLINERYLKDMDLKKNNIYKMIYTYSKDVENQNKIILQKIEELQNIANNFTDLNKKKMYFTYKNNYELQLRNTKDDLSCYSFNIVNFENLKANYISLKQKLNYFNDIINIYSKKIHEQNVYIKIIQDKYEYLMNYLIKLKSTIHNDGISDDIFNFFCDDDFFNHEK; encoded by the coding sequence atgaattatttaaaaaggGTAACAAATGAAAATACAACCAGcaataattataataattataataataataataatacaaataatgCACCATATAATAATGCTCCTAAAAACTCTGATTTTACAAACTTTTATGAGAATAAAAATCTAACAAGTGtaagtaataatatatatagatcCAGACATACTGACATAGGGAACACttacaatttttataataataataataataataacaatgaAGAACAgacaaatatttttaataataatttaagTAGTAGTAACgataaatattatttgacAGACAGACACAATTATGCAAGAGATAAAAAAAACCATTCAAGAAATAGGAAAAATAATAGAcgatataaaaaaaataacaatgCTAGAGTAAATCAAGAgaacaacaataataataataattattattataattataataattataataattataataattataattgtGTAGTAAATTCTATGGGcaaaaataattttgaCATGCAACAAAATAATGTGAATACTATGgattgtttttttaaaaaagaaaatacTTGTAACATGAATAATGGAATGACTAAAAACGGAGAATCATccttatataaaaataaggaGATTAATATGTTACAAGACGAAtcttataataaaagattttttaaaaatgataaaaaaaattttattaatcctgataataataataataataattttagGAATCCTTATGTggaagaaaataatatgatcACACCTAAATACGATCTATCATCTGATCAACgtaaaaataatagaaataaaaatacaacatatgtaaataaaaataatgtatttgaagataatgaaatgaaaaattctcttcaaaaaaaaaagtataaCGAAACGATACAAATAGAAAGTTTTGAAGGtagaaagaaaaattataaaaatgatagagatgatataaaaaatatgacGGTACCTGGTCCTGcatttaattatatagaaaGGGAACACACAAATGataacaacaacaataataataataattataataataataattataataataataataattataataataataataattataataataataattatttatttaatcATAATGCTTATAAATGTAGTGATATTTACAATATAGAAGATGAGAAaaatcatattattaataatgatcatcattatttcctaaataattatgaagaaaaagacaagaaaaaaaaatatgataatataaatccCCCTCTTccttataataatatatgtactgctgatgaaataaatgaaatgGATATAAACACGAAACATCACACACATGAATACACTCAGTTTACAAATAAATCTAATAATGTGATAGATAATAATGTATTGGAACCAAAGGAATATTATAGAGGggaattttttaatacatcgaataataaagaaactgaaaataataataataataataataataataatgaaaaagaaCATACCTCTATCTTTGAAgagaataataaaattattattgatatgattaataataaaaataattttataaatacaaatgaaagacctaatgaattaaattacgatcataattataatgatatagATGTTGATGaagatattaatattaatgttgataaaaataataatatattttttgatcAGCATTCTAATTTGTTCGTTAACCATTTTAATAATCTAAATGTTAATAATACACATAATGAggattattataaaaatataaaaatgtataacaatcatatggaaaataataaaaagcgaaaagataattatgatgatattcaagaaaatgaatataatgatttaagtttaaacaataatgatatggattatatatgtaatgATGGAATGAGAAAAGAGAATGATAGTCAAATTATTTATGACATAAAGAATTATGATATTTTCTCAGTCTTATCTAATCCAGACATGAGTAATAATGatagtagtagtagtagtagtGGCAGATGTAATAGCAGCAGTTgtagtagtagtagtagcagtagtaataataataataattattattattataaagatAGATATAATGCACATGTTTACCACAATAGTGATATAAATAGCTATATAAATTATACTGCCGAAAATAAAAACCCTTTACTGATCTATCATAAGGAATGGAATAATTTTATagaagatgaaaaaaaaaatatgataaatatacagagtattaaaaaacatgaaaaagataaatatgACATAAAGTCACATGatatgattattttaaaagatttaataaataaaaaatttagaAATCGAGATATTaagaaaaagaataaaaaatattttaaaaattttttaaaaaaatatttatatgataatgTGAACTCAAAAACACACCctttaaattatattattattaataatatgaattatttacaaaataaagataCAAATAATGATGTTCATCATATCACACAGAAGGAAACAATAGAAGAAATATATGActtaataaataatgatgatgatcATTACAAAGGTCTATTtcaaaaaaagaataatagAGATAATTTGgatatgaataaaaaacaaTCCAACAATATTTCAAACACACATAATGATGAGAATCATTCAAATGAACATTTAAACgaggaatatataaataatacgAATAATTTAGAGgtatcaaaaaaaaaaaaaaatgatcTATTACATAAAgaatatacaatatatatagacaatatatcttattacgaagaaaataataaaattgataatactaataataaaaaagattcaaatgaaatagaaaaaaaaaaaaatcataaCAATATACAAATTAATCAAATACtattaaatgaaaagaaaacatcttctataatatataacaaatatatgataaatataaacaaaaaatatatatttaataatatcaaatGTTATGCAATAAATAATTGTTCAAATGAATATGAcaataaagataataaacaacttgattttaattattacaaatggaatttatatcatataaattatcCTGACCATTTAGATTTTAAGAAGGCttacttttttatttttaaaaatgatatatatatttatggagctaggaataaaaaatttatagTACCTgatgaattatataaactaaacaataataatatagaaattatatatactaaGGGCATAATAccacaaatatattataaaatatattttttggttgataatgaaaattttgataaaaaaaataattattctaatgatatattttataattataatgaacatattaataaattgTCTGATCATTATTGCTCTATATCACATTGTGATCATCCaatgttttctttttattatcctgattttatattaacaaacgataaattaatattttctaaCCCTAGCTTTTATCATAAAGATAATGAACTTTTTACTAAGACTATCTTTATACCTTCAGTCTATCctgaagaaaaaaattggATTCATATAGAAAAGAATGAAAGAAATGGATCTGAATATCATAGATTTAATAACACACAAAGATATACAACAAGTAAtggtgataataataataataataatacacatttaaatgatatattatataataaaagaaatttcaaatatacatttaatCAAGATatagaagaagaaaaaaaaaaaaaaaatactcaatatttttatattttggGATGCAAAGAATTTAAAGTAATCGATTTTTTTACCATATATAAATTAGATATGACTACATTTCAATGGCACAAAATTAATATCacttataataaattattaaatgtaaAAAGAGAAGATTTCtcaataatattaaataataattatatatatctatatgGAGGAGTAGTAcaaacaaacaaaaaaaaatggaaagTTACTGATGAATTATGGATTTGtaatttgaaaaaaagaacatGGGAACTTATATCTTTCAAAGATAAAGAAGTAAcaacaaaacaaaaaaaaaattatcaatatatatatgatatttatcctaataaattaaaacaaaataatatattaaacatagaaaataaaaatagtataatcaaagaaaaaaaggatatagatattctaaaaaataataacaaaacaaatgatgatatatatattactcATCATATTGAAAAACATCCAGGTGCTCGAGCTTGTCACTTGagttttttttataaagataaattatttatacatgGAGGAACTAATttaaaagatgaaaaagatgatttattcttttatgatataaaaaaaagaatatgGTACGAACTTATATGTGATGAATATAATCACATGAAACCTTCAAAAAGACATAGTCATACTGGaatatttgtaaataataaattatatatatatggaggatttcaaaaatatgaaaattatCATATCCTAACtaatgatttatttttatatgacattcaaaaaaatatatggaCTCAAATATTTACCATGGatgatttatattatctaaaAACAGAATTAATCAATAAACAAAAACATGTTCTACTATATTTGCAATTACttgttttaaaaaatatgtatcGTAATTATTTAGTACAACTATTGAATGCTAATAattctaaaaaaaattatattaagctcgatgaatataataatacatcAAACAAAGACACACTAATAAGTTCTCAAAGTGTAGtaaaatatagaaaagAAAGTGATGTAAATGAAACAAACAAAATGAACCATATAAATGaaacaaacaaaaatgATATTTACAAATCAgatattattcatataaataattttgaaaatCTATCAGCTGATTCAAACATATTTAAtgataagaaaaattattctcaaaattgttataataataataatacatttaaCAATAAAACTAATGAcaataattttgttttacatgaatttattaatttgGATGAAATAAGTAAAAATGTAAACgaaacatataattttaatttagataataacaaaattaaaaaacaACACAAACAACAAAAACTACAACAAAAACTACAACAAAAACTACCACAAAAACTACAACAAAAAcaacaaaaacaaaaagaacaagaaatatattttcatcataattttttttatttaaaaaatttaaataattcaaaaaatattattataccatataataattttcgaaataaatgtttttattttaaaaactctttatatttttatggTGGATCCGGATATAACccaaatataaaacaaagTATTGAAAAACAACAagattatattttttatgataatgTTTCACACATTAATACAGATGTAACATATATcgattttattttatcttatttaatttttaatgatactttctttttcaaatatattcaaaatgTGCAGTTAGAAATGTTACCATTCATCCAGTCGCTTGAAAAAAATCTTCACAATCATATGAATGAACAAGAGAAAACTCTTAAAGAGGAAACTATTATAAATCAAATATGTGTAAATATTCAAAAGATTcaagaaaaattaaataacatatatatgaataatatacaaagcgatacaaaaaagaataatatgaatgatcATCATGATTTGAATAATGTAATCAAACAACtatataattgtaataatagtgataatcataataaagACCATTTGGAAAATGAACATATGAACATGTCagaaaaagatatattagaaaaggtatttttttatacgCAAAGTAAAAAAAGTTATGAACTGTTAAGgtttttatttgatttatataaaaatatatatataaaacacCTGAACGGTCAGGACAAAGAAATGGTTTCCACGGAATTGCTTAAAAATATGGGaatagaagaaaatattattccATCAAATGATAGGActgataataattatagtgagaagaatataaaagatgaaTCGAAAGGGAATTttacaaataattttaataacaaaataagTTATACCATATTATCAAATATGAAagagaaagaaaaaaaggaaagaaaattttcttgtgaaatattatctaatggaaataatatgaatcaaaataattatgaagGAATACAAAAAATGAGCAATATAGAAATGGAAGATAAACcattaaaatatttcagtagtgatatttataaaaatgaagagacaagaaaaatattagtGGAACTAGTAAAATCatataatgaagaaaaagatgaatatatgagaaatgataaaaatatcccctattataattttatgaataattatattaatccaattcaaaatgataatattgattttaatgaaaaaagggaagaaaaaataaataaagatatattagACACTAACATTGCTATTATAGTTAATAAGCttaaaaatgattatattaattttaaagaCGACATTATGGATAGTgattatattaatgatgatgatgatattaatgattatgatgatattaataataatgatgatattaataataatgatcatattaataataatgatgatataaataataatgatcatattaataataatgatcacattaataataatgatcatatgaatgatagtcataatatttatgatatttataattctGATTCTTTCAAAAAAACATCAGGTACCTATGTAGATGAGGAAATGTTGGATTCTGAACGAAATGTAACTAACCATTTAGATCTAGagaattataaatataatggTATTTATTCTGTGGATGATAATGAGGAGTGTTgtacaaataaaaataatctTACATCATCTTATGATAGCACCAATATAGAGAATCAAAGAATTCCTATGGGCAGAAaattacaaataaaaaatatttttttgaagaAAAGAAAGGATGATgatgttaataatatatatgataataaaaattatgatgatgacaatgaagataataataatggtGACAATATGGATAATgtgaataaaaataatgacATAAATAATGACATATATCATGACAAACATAAGGATAACCTATTTGATAACTCTCCTATAAATTCTCAATCAACCATTGAACATTTACAAATTCATAATCAtttagaaaaatatgataaattaattaatgaaagatatttaaaagatatggatttaaaaaaaaataatatatataaaatgatatatacATATTCAAAGGATGTagaaaatcaaaataaaataattcttcaaaaaattgaagaattacaaaatatagctaataattttacagacttaaataaaaaaaaaatgtattttacatataaaaataattatgagTTACAATTAAGAAATACAAAAGATGATCTATCATgttattcttttaatatagTAAACTTTGAGAATTTAAAAGCAAATTATATATCTctaaaacaaaaattaaattattttaatgatatcataaatatatactcaaaaaaaatacatgaacaaaatgtatatataaaaattatacaagataaatatgaatatttaatgaattatttgataaaattaaaatcAACTATACACAATGATGGTATTAGTGATGatattttcaattttttttgtgacGACGATTTTTTTAACCACGAAAAATAA
- a CDS encoding hypothetical protein (conserved Plasmodium protein, unknown function), which yields MKEGDLKNYILFEEENNIRSDRFCYDYSNPSPTKKTTKHFISYKAEMNKSSLLKRSSRKQNEFKYDIT from the exons atgaaagAAGGAGatttgaaaaattatatattatttgaggaagaaaataa TATAAGAAGTGATCGTTTCTGCTACGACTATTCAAATCCATCCCCTACAAAAAAAACAAcaaaacattttatatcCTATAAAGCTGAAATGAATAAAAGTAGTCTGCTTAAAAGATCATCACGTaaacaaaatgaatttAAATATGACATCACG